In a single window of the Chaetodon trifascialis isolate fChaTrf1 chromosome 19, fChaTrf1.hap1, whole genome shotgun sequence genome:
- the LOC139348012 gene encoding leucine-rich alpha-2-glycoprotein-like, with translation MKSWCILAFFCLAHFCHGALSCPALCKCYHRRAEVVCNEVPLTEYPTEGLLENTTLLTIQFTNITSVTEQHMNATPLLQGLHLYNNHLQNLSPDLLRGVPHLHTLDLTENKLSDLPVDVFHHAPLVNLVLKNNLIEKIDAEWLPDNSSITWVDLSGNRLMKIPAALFQKLPHLENLDLSNNRLEKISANSLDPLTKLERLNLQNNKLITLDASIFQSTRNLTYLFLSRNKLNKLPQELFQEVSQLKLLSLEDNQLSHIPAGLLDPLDSLDDEGLDLTSNPWLCDSKVEYLWRWLQKNKKKVFLPQTITCAGPPSLVGRSIMSLTESELNLQS, from the coding sequence ATGAAGTCCTGGTGCATTCTTGCTTTCTTCTGTTTGGCACATTTCTGCCATGGCGCTCTGTCTTGCCCGGCACTCTGCAAATGCTACCACAGAAGAGCTGAGGTGGTCTGTAATGAGGTTCCCCTGACGGAGTACCCCACTGAGGGTCTCCTGGAGAACACCACCTTGCTGACCATCCAGTTCACGAACATCACCTCCGTCACCGAGCAGCATATGAACGCTACACCCCTTCTGCAGGGTCTCCACCTGTACAACAATCATCTGCAGAACCTTTCTCCTGATCTTCTCAGAGGCGTTCCTCACCTCCACACTCTGGAtctcactgaaaacaaactgtctgATCTGCCTGTGGATGTCTTCCACCACGCCCCGCTTGTCAACTTGGTGTTGAAGAATAATTTGATTGAAAAAATTGATGCTGAGTGGCTCCCTGATAACAGCAGCATCACCTGGGTGGACTTATCTGGGAATCGTTTAATGAAGATCCCAGCTGCCCTGTTTCAGAAGCTGCCCCACCTGGAGAATCTGGACCTTTCCAATAACCGTCTGGAGAAGATCTCTGCAAATTCTCTGGATCCACTGACCAAACTTGAGAGGCTAAACCTGCAAAACAACAAGCTAATCACCCTGGATGCATCTATATTTCAGAGCACACGTAATCTCACCTATCTGTTCCTCTCTCGGAATAAGCTGAACAAGCTCCCCCAGGAGCTTTTCCAGGAGGTCAGTCAGCTCAAACTCCTGAGTCTGGAGGACAACCAGCTGAGCCACATCCCTGCAGGTTTGCTGGACCCTCTGGACTCCCTGGACGACGAAGGGCTGGACCTCACCTCTAACCCGTGGCTGTGCGATAGCAAGGTGGAGTACCTCTGGAGGTGGcttcagaaaaacaagaagaaggtCTTCCTGCCA